The proteins below come from a single Halostagnicola larsenii XH-48 genomic window:
- the nadA gene encoding quinolinate synthase NadA, which yields MVTMETAELETDLSLFKYDNLEQLPSRYRDLEEAERTARIEAALEELGDDVVILGHNYQRREIVEHADFVGDSYQLSKEAANADAEYVIFGGVTFMAESADIITDDDQTVILPSMEASCPMAGMAEALQVDAAWAEITDAASDDDIVPITYMNSYADLKAFCASHGGLVCTSSNAHKAFEYAFEKGDKVLFLPDKHLGENTAHRLGMADETVEWDPWDPDGKDAEEVVDNDIVLWNGYCQVHERFRTDHVKEVRETHPDAKVIVHPECRREVVEAADKAGSTATICETVENADPGDTWAIGTEIHLTNHLQRWHPEVNVVPLCGDACMDCNAMRQIDPNYLTWVLEELCAGRERNVIEVAPEEKEMAGLALERMLEI from the coding sequence ATGGTAACGATGGAAACCGCAGAGCTGGAAACCGATCTAAGTTTGTTCAAATACGACAACCTCGAACAGCTTCCCTCGAGGTATCGAGACCTCGAAGAAGCTGAGCGAACGGCGCGTATCGAGGCCGCACTCGAGGAGTTAGGCGACGACGTGGTGATCCTGGGGCACAACTATCAGCGCCGGGAAATCGTCGAGCACGCCGATTTCGTCGGCGACTCCTATCAGCTTTCGAAAGAAGCTGCGAACGCGGACGCCGAGTACGTGATCTTCGGCGGCGTGACGTTCATGGCCGAGTCGGCGGACATCATCACGGACGACGACCAGACCGTCATCCTGCCGTCGATGGAAGCCTCCTGCCCGATGGCCGGGATGGCAGAAGCGCTGCAGGTCGACGCCGCCTGGGCCGAGATCACCGACGCCGCATCCGACGACGACATCGTTCCGATCACGTACATGAACTCCTACGCGGACCTCAAGGCGTTCTGTGCCAGCCACGGCGGTCTCGTCTGTACCTCCTCGAACGCGCACAAAGCGTTCGAGTACGCCTTCGAGAAAGGGGACAAAGTCCTGTTTCTGCCGGATAAACACCTCGGCGAGAACACCGCCCACAGGCTCGGAATGGCGGACGAAACCGTCGAGTGGGACCCCTGGGACCCTGACGGAAAAGACGCCGAGGAGGTCGTCGACAACGACATCGTCCTCTGGAACGGCTACTGTCAGGTCCACGAACGCTTTCGCACCGACCACGTCAAGGAGGTTCGGGAAACACACCCGGACGCGAAGGTCATCGTCCACCCCGAATGCCGCCGCGAGGTCGTCGAAGCCGCGGACAAAGCGGGTTCGACCGCGACGATCTGTGAAACGGTCGAAAACGCAGATCCCGGCGACACGTGGGCGATCGGCACCGAAATCCACCTCACGAACCACCTCCAGCGCTGGCATCCCGAGGTGAACGTCGTCCCCCTCTGTGGCGACGCTTGTATGGACTGCAACGCGATGCGCCAGATCGATCCCAACTACCTCACCTGGGTCCTCGAGGAACTCTGTGCGGGCCGCGAACGCAACGTCATCGAGGTCGCTCCCGAGGAAAAAGAGATGGCCGGGCTCGCACTCGAGCGCATGCTCGAGATCTGA
- the gfo6 gene encoding D-xylose 1-dehydrogenase Gfo6, producing MALEEYFENFRRRDWERDSVDGTVRLAVIGIGGFARNRALPAIRAGTYCETTVLVTGSQRRTREVADEFAVEHVVDYEGYLAGELADEYDAVYVSTPNAYHARYALSAAQREKHVICEKPLEVRVDRAREIADACRQAGVALMTAYRLQLEPTVRRCRELVADGVIGDVVQVHGGFSHPLLEYTSADTWRLDPELAGGGALVDLGIYPINTTRYLLDADPVSVYASTHSSGDPFDRVDEHVSVQLEFPGDATAACTASFDAHASSQLQLVGTNGMISVISPFGGVVPQDIVVESGEMRMEHTGPPVDEVREEFDYFGYCVQTGTRPEPDGTDGIADLRVIEAAYESAETGHRIELDPSRRGASNTDRGR from the coding sequence ATGGCCCTCGAGGAGTATTTCGAAAACTTCAGGCGTCGAGACTGGGAACGCGATTCGGTCGATGGGACGGTTCGGCTGGCGGTGATCGGAATCGGCGGCTTCGCACGAAATCGCGCGCTTCCCGCCATACGAGCGGGCACTTACTGCGAAACGACCGTACTCGTCACCGGTTCACAGCGTCGAACGCGGGAGGTCGCCGACGAATTCGCCGTCGAGCACGTCGTCGATTACGAGGGGTATCTAGCCGGCGAACTCGCCGACGAGTACGACGCCGTCTACGTTTCGACGCCGAACGCATATCACGCGAGATACGCACTTTCGGCCGCCCAACGCGAGAAACACGTCATCTGCGAGAAGCCACTCGAGGTGCGCGTCGACCGCGCACGCGAGATCGCCGACGCCTGTCGGCAGGCGGGGGTGGCCCTGATGACTGCCTACCGACTCCAACTCGAGCCGACGGTTCGGCGGTGTCGCGAACTCGTCGCCGACGGCGTTATCGGCGACGTCGTGCAGGTCCACGGCGGGTTTTCCCACCCGCTCCTCGAGTATACGAGCGCCGACACCTGGCGGCTCGATCCGGAGCTGGCGGGCGGGGGCGCGCTCGTCGACCTCGGCATTTATCCCATCAACACCACGCGATACCTCCTCGACGCCGATCCCGTCTCAGTGTACGCCTCGACGCACTCGAGCGGTGATCCCTTCGACCGCGTCGACGAGCACGTCTCGGTCCAGCTCGAGTTCCCGGGGGATGCGACGGCGGCCTGTACGGCGAGTTTCGACGCGCACGCGAGCAGTCAGCTCCAACTGGTCGGGACCAACGGGATGATTTCGGTCATCTCGCCGTTCGGCGGCGTCGTTCCACAGGATATCGTCGTCGAGAGCGGCGAGATGCGTATGGAGCACACCGGACCGCCCGTGGACGAAGTCCGCGAGGAGTTCGATTACTTCGGCTACTGCGTGCAGACGGGAACGCGACCGGAACCCGACGGAACGGACGGAATTGCCGACCTTCGAGTCATCGAGGCCGCCTACGAATCCGCCGAGACGGGCCATCGGATCGAGTTGGATCCATCCCGCCGGGGTGCGTCGAACACCGATCGCGGGCGCTAG
- a CDS encoding LLM class flavin-dependent oxidoreductase, protein MELDLIVSELGEEEPADLAKRAEAIGYDGLWLTELWGENAAVQLTEMAAATDEIGLGTAIVNVYSRSPALLAMTANSLERASDGRFVLGTGVSTKKVVEDLHGESFDRPVRRAHETIELVRRFTAGDGERVRYEGELLEVADFPALEVDVPIYHAGLGPANRRVVGRLCDGWIPHNIPFSRLEEAFETVVDAARERGRDPDEITVAPYVPTAASEDPELARETMRRHVAYYVGSGEGYRNAVAMKYEREAERIANAWREGARDEATGMVTDEMVDDLGVAGDPETVRNRLRELAAESIVDRPIVVVPEPATTELRDNTIREAAPERF, encoded by the coding sequence ATGGAGCTCGATCTCATCGTTTCGGAACTCGGCGAAGAAGAGCCGGCCGATCTCGCGAAACGCGCAGAAGCGATCGGCTACGATGGCCTCTGGCTGACGGAACTCTGGGGCGAAAACGCCGCCGTGCAACTCACCGAGATGGCGGCCGCGACAGACGAGATCGGTCTCGGGACGGCGATCGTCAACGTCTACTCGAGATCGCCAGCCTTGCTCGCGATGACCGCCAACTCGCTCGAGCGAGCGTCCGACGGCCGGTTCGTCCTCGGGACGGGCGTCAGCACCAAAAAGGTGGTCGAGGACCTCCACGGCGAGTCGTTCGATCGGCCGGTTCGACGCGCCCACGAGACGATCGAACTCGTCCGGCGGTTCACCGCAGGCGACGGCGAGCGCGTCCGCTACGAGGGAGAACTCCTCGAGGTGGCTGATTTCCCCGCGCTCGAGGTCGACGTACCCATCTATCACGCCGGTCTCGGACCGGCGAATCGTCGCGTCGTCGGCCGGCTGTGTGACGGGTGGATACCGCACAACATCCCGTTTTCCCGACTCGAGGAGGCCTTCGAAACCGTCGTCGACGCCGCGCGCGAGCGAGGGCGGGACCCCGACGAAATTACGGTCGCCCCCTACGTTCCGACGGCGGCGAGCGAGGACCCGGAACTCGCTCGAGAGACGATGCGACGACACGTCGCCTACTACGTCGGCAGCGGTGAGGGGTATCGAAACGCCGTCGCGATGAAGTACGAGCGCGAAGCCGAGCGGATCGCCAACGCCTGGCGAGAGGGCGCTCGAGACGAAGCGACGGGGATGGTAACCGACGAGATGGTCGACGACCTCGGCGTCGCCGGCGATCCCGAGACCGTCCGGAACCGACTTCGCGAGCTGGCAGCGGAGTCGATCGTCGACCGGCCGATCGTCGTCGTCCCCGAACCGGCGACCACAGAGCTTCGAGATAACACGATTCGAGAGGCGGCACCTGAACGGTTCTAG